The Edaphobacter sp. 12200R-103 genome contains a region encoding:
- a CDS encoding TonB-dependent receptor, translating into MRKIFHLLTAALVCLVLLQGRALAQYENGSIVGTVHDGSGAVVPDATVKVTNIATGVVSTRQTNETGDYEVPALRVGQYNVEVSKTGFAPGRATDITVSIGARQRIDLTLQIGETSTTVEVSGVSLQVDTDTSQRGQIVTQYQTAALPLVSRNYSDLIGLTTGVRQTTQSYSSTSNTGLVREGSFNVNGQRSIFNNFLLDGMDNNAYGESNQGFSNQIIQPAPDSIAQFQVVTNNETAEYGRASGAVVNVAFAQGGNKFHGRVYEFLRNTDLNATGFFRPPGGKKPSYNRNQFGGNVNGPIIRDHLFFFLDYEGFRQVRKQISSATVPTVNQASGIFSKTVYDPYTGTPYAAGTSILNAPDISPSARTVAGLIAGLGQSNATNSNFTTFQRSNNYTDKGDLRLDYTINSRNSVFVRASHLKTNATDFPIFGLPLDGSSNGKQRILDQQIAGGYTRVIGANQLLDARFGFSRTRAGKYSLSIGTNPGFAFPGLPTDPTVAGGIPSISITGFSALGRQSTNPQFQNPSLLNPKVNYTWVVKNHSLKAGYEYQQVWMDVQDTNPLYGGFTFAGGFSRNYVGGKTSETSTSDNTFADFLWGATNQYNLSSYFVAQLRNRSHFAYLQDDWKVTPKLTINMGMRYEYTTPYWEEHNRQSNFDPSLAASNPLGAMVPVTSTGNKYGYSPDRDDWAPRFGFSYAADDKTVIRGGYGVSFSHYDRAGSGNILAINPPEALFVTVAQTAPNAGGSAANYVKMDQGFPSSTLQFNPITANVTYIDSNRYRDSYVHNYYLDVQRSLAKNILFDVAYVGNHGLKLLQLANLNQKDPAKGYARPIPTYGDITIALHSAYSHYDALQVRYEQRMVRGLTLLNSFSWSHALDNAGASLEANTPSPQDIRNLAADYGQSEYNQPIINTTSLVYELPFGYGRHWLNRGGIVNQVLGQWQVSAVNQAMSGFPYQITYNPPSAFQVSGISASYRGSNLYRPNRVPGRPLNKLDKSSSTGTSIQYINRDAIQIPTSVPGATSPFGNMARDPGRSPTFNSLNIAFNKRFDTPLESLKVEFRGEMYNAFNHTNFTQPGGSIAVSSTGLTGGTITNTFDPRIVQFGLKALF; encoded by the coding sequence ATGCGCAAGATCTTCCATTTACTGACAGCGGCACTGGTGTGTCTTGTCTTGCTGCAGGGCCGGGCCCTGGCGCAATACGAGAATGGCAGCATTGTAGGTACGGTCCACGATGGTTCCGGTGCGGTAGTTCCGGATGCAACGGTGAAGGTTACAAATATCGCCACCGGTGTGGTGAGCACGCGGCAGACGAACGAGACGGGAGACTACGAGGTCCCGGCCCTGCGCGTAGGTCAGTACAACGTTGAGGTCAGCAAGACGGGATTTGCGCCCGGCCGGGCGACGGATATCACGGTCTCGATCGGAGCGCGGCAGAGAATCGACCTGACCCTGCAGATCGGCGAGACAAGCACAACGGTCGAGGTTTCGGGCGTCTCGCTGCAGGTGGATACGGATACGAGCCAGCGCGGACAGATTGTGACGCAGTACCAGACGGCAGCGCTTCCGCTGGTGAGCCGCAACTACTCGGACCTGATCGGCCTGACGACGGGCGTACGGCAGACGACCCAGAGTTACTCCAGCACGTCCAACACCGGCCTGGTGCGTGAGGGCTCGTTCAACGTGAACGGACAGCGTTCGATCTTCAACAACTTCCTGCTCGACGGTATGGACAACAACGCCTATGGCGAGTCGAACCAGGGCTTCTCGAACCAGATCATCCAGCCTGCACCGGACTCGATCGCGCAGTTCCAGGTGGTAACCAACAACGAGACGGCGGAGTATGGCCGCGCCTCGGGCGCAGTCGTGAACGTGGCCTTTGCGCAGGGCGGCAACAAGTTCCATGGCCGCGTGTATGAGTTCCTTCGCAACACCGACCTGAACGCGACGGGCTTCTTCCGTCCGCCGGGGGGCAAGAAGCCCTCGTACAATCGCAACCAGTTTGGCGGTAACGTGAACGGCCCCATCATCCGGGATCACCTGTTCTTCTTCCTGGATTACGAGGGCTTCCGGCAGGTGCGCAAGCAGATTTCGTCGGCCACCGTGCCCACGGTGAACCAGGCCAGCGGTATCTTCTCAAAGACCGTCTATGACCCCTATACCGGGACGCCGTATGCAGCGGGAACGTCGATTCTGAATGCGCCCGACATCTCACCGTCGGCGCGGACCGTTGCGGGCCTGATCGCGGGGCTGGGACAGAGCAACGCGACGAACAGCAACTTTACGACCTTCCAGCGCTCGAACAACTACACGGATAAGGGTGACCTTCGTCTGGACTACACCATCAATTCGAGGAACTCGGTCTTTGTGCGGGCTTCGCACCTGAAGACCAACGCGACCGACTTCCCGATCTTCGGCCTGCCGCTGGATGGCAGCTCAAACGGCAAGCAGCGCATTCTGGATCAGCAGATTGCAGGCGGCTATACCCGCGTGATCGGGGCGAACCAGTTGCTCGATGCGCGTTTCGGATTCTCGCGTACCCGCGCTGGGAAGTACTCGCTTTCGATCGGCACCAATCCGGGATTTGCATTTCCGGGCCTGCCCACTGATCCGACCGTGGCTGGAGGCATCCCGTCGATCAGCATCACCGGCTTCAGCGCGCTGGGTCGCCAGTCGACCAACCCGCAGTTCCAGAACCCTTCGCTGCTGAACCCGAAGGTGAACTACACCTGGGTGGTCAAGAACCACTCGCTGAAGGCCGGCTACGAGTACCAGCAGGTATGGATGGATGTGCAGGATACCAACCCTCTGTACGGCGGCTTTACCTTCGCCGGTGGCTTCAGCCGGAACTACGTTGGCGGCAAGACATCGGAGACTTCGACCAGCGACAATACCTTCGCAGATTTTCTGTGGGGAGCAACGAACCAGTACAACCTCTCCAGCTACTTTGTCGCGCAGCTGCGCAACCGGTCTCATTTCGCTTACCTGCAGGACGACTGGAAGGTGACGCCCAAGCTGACCATCAACATGGGCATGCGCTACGAGTACACGACGCCTTACTGGGAAGAGCATAATCGCCAGTCGAACTTCGACCCCTCGCTTGCGGCTTCCAACCCGCTGGGAGCGATGGTGCCTGTCACCTCTACGGGAAACAAGTACGGCTACTCCCCGGATCGTGACGACTGGGCTCCGCGCTTCGGCTTCTCGTATGCGGCGGATGACAAGACGGTCATTCGCGGCGGTTACGGTGTCAGCTTCTCGCACTATGACCGCGCCGGCTCGGGAAATATCCTTGCGATCAATCCTCCTGAGGCGCTGTTTGTGACGGTGGCCCAGACGGCTCCGAACGCCGGCGGTTCAGCGGCCAACTACGTGAAGATGGACCAGGGATTCCCTTCCTCGACACTTCAGTTCAATCCGATCACGGCCAACGTGACCTACATCGACAGCAACCGCTACCGCGACAGCTACGTCCACAACTACTATCTCGATGTGCAGCGGAGCCTGGCCAAGAACATCCTGTTCGATGTGGCTTACGTAGGCAACCACGGATTGAAGCTGCTGCAACTCGCCAACCTGAACCAGAAGGATCCGGCGAAAGGCTACGCACGGCCTATCCCCACGTATGGCGATATCACCATCGCTCTGCACTCGGCCTACTCGCACTATGACGCGCTGCAGGTGCGGTATGAGCAGCGCATGGTACGGGGGCTTACGCTGCTGAACTCCTTCAGCTGGTCGCACGCGCTCGATAACGCGGGAGCTTCGCTCGAGGCCAACACGCCCTCGCCGCAGGACATCCGCAACCTGGCGGCCGATTATGGGCAGTCGGAGTATAACCAGCCGATCATCAACACCACTTCGCTGGTGTACGAGCTTCCGTTTGGTTATGGCCGTCACTGGTTGAACAGAGGCGGCATCGTGAACCAGGTGCTTGGCCAGTGGCAGGTCTCGGCCGTCAACCAGGCGATGAGCGGCTTCCCTTACCAGATCACCTATAATCCTCCGTCGGCGTTCCAGGTCTCGGGAATCTCGGCCAGCTACCGTGGCTCGAACCTGTACCGCCCGAACCGCGTACCCGGCCGGCCGCTCAACAAGCTGGACAAGTCGAGCTCGACAGGTACGTCGATCCAGTACATCAACAGAGACGCGATCCAGATTCCCACCAGCGTTCCGGGGGCGACCTCGCCCTTCGGCAACATGGCGCGCGATCCCGGCCGCAGCCCCACGTTCAACTCCTTGAACATTGCCTTCAACAAGCGCTTCGACACTCCGCTGGAGAGCCTGAAGGTGGAGTTCCGTGGCGAGATGTACAACGCCTTCAACCATACGAACTTCACCCAGCCCGGCGGCAGCATCGCCGTCTCGTCTACGGGACTGACGGGTGGGACGATTACCAATACCTTCGATCCGCGTATCGTGCAGTTCGGTTTGAAGGCTCTGTTCTAA
- a CDS encoding glycerophosphodiester phosphodiesterase family protein, whose protein sequence is MTRRILGGVVLCVSSVVAVEAQGPVANPYMQLMEKAWAHARAHGAGKPVLSPVDSTVLSGEVPLKELQAQGFRVVPWTTNDPEKMRTEIRMGVDGLITDRPDLLQQVLGEERAAAKSDEERERLAKFDVTAHRGGRGLRPENTLPSFEDGLDHLVTTLETDTGVTTDGVSLIWHDQFLNPESCRRADGQPYTMQNRVFTKDISSTDAQKTLICDKVHFGPEQKNDLSLSPVAVAFAKKEGLISPYVPTYAAQLFRFVNFYVDYYRSGAGKNDPHAKERAANAARVRFNLETKIMPEGIAGDDGHKNHTVGPQAFVNALCGAIVKGGMVERAEVQSFDYRTLILVEEQYPKIPTYYLTGPAKMLTSPWVPEQLRATAGAR, encoded by the coding sequence ATGACGAGACGAATTCTTGGCGGCGTAGTTCTTTGCGTAAGCTCCGTGGTGGCGGTGGAGGCTCAGGGGCCAGTGGCGAATCCCTACATGCAGTTGATGGAGAAGGCGTGGGCGCATGCGAGGGCGCATGGAGCAGGCAAGCCGGTGCTCTCCCCGGTGGATTCGACCGTGCTGAGCGGCGAGGTCCCGCTGAAGGAGTTGCAGGCGCAGGGCTTCAGGGTGGTGCCCTGGACGACGAACGATCCGGAGAAGATGCGCACGGAGATTCGCATGGGAGTGGACGGCCTGATTACGGACCGGCCCGACCTGCTGCAGCAGGTGCTTGGCGAAGAGCGGGCGGCGGCGAAGTCCGATGAGGAGCGTGAACGGCTGGCGAAGTTCGATGTGACGGCGCATCGTGGTGGCCGCGGACTAAGACCGGAGAACACTCTGCCTTCGTTCGAAGACGGGCTCGACCATCTGGTGACCACGCTCGAGACGGACACGGGAGTGACGACGGATGGCGTCTCGCTGATCTGGCACGACCAGTTTCTGAACCCGGAGAGCTGCAGGCGCGCGGACGGCCAGCCGTACACGATGCAGAACCGCGTCTTCACGAAGGACATCTCCAGCACGGACGCCCAGAAGACGTTGATCTGCGACAAGGTGCACTTCGGGCCGGAGCAGAAGAACGACCTTTCGCTGTCGCCGGTGGCGGTGGCCTTTGCGAAGAAGGAAGGGCTGATCAGCCCCTATGTTCCGACCTACGCGGCGCAGCTCTTCCGGTTTGTGAATTTCTATGTGGATTACTACCGCAGCGGTGCGGGTAAGAACGATCCTCATGCGAAGGAGCGTGCGGCGAACGCCGCGCGGGTCCGGTTCAACCTCGAGACGAAGATCATGCCCGAGGGAATCGCCGGGGATGACGGTCATAAGAACCACACGGTGGGGCCGCAGGCGTTCGTGAATGCGCTGTGCGGGGCGATCGTGAAGGGCGGCATGGTGGAGCGGGCCGAGGTGCAGAGCTTCGACTACCGCACGCTGATCCTGGTTGAGGAGCAGTACCCGAAGATTCCAACGTATTACCTGACGGGACCGGCAAAGATGCTGACAAGTCCGTGGGTTCCAGAGCAGTTGAGGGCGACGGCAGGCGCACGCTGA
- a CDS encoding TonB-dependent receptor, which produces MDFLCEAIMIRTRLFATAILLGLTATLAGAQTNYVAVRGTVRDPQSLGVPAATVKLTDEKTGRERETTADAQGAYELGGLLPGAYVLEATSRGFAVTTREVLLEVGQQATLDVMLQVGPAQETVSAEASAALLKTADASVGEVVDQRSVSQLPLNGRMLVDLMLTVPGAHVSHGAQTGDMNPLYWRPGQRSAISVGGNRPNANYFLLDGATNTDPTFNTQNLSASPDAVQEFKVQIGSYSADMGGAGGGQVNIVTRSGGSKLHGTVYEFLRNGALDAHSFNDMGGTKHLVQNNFGGSLGGPVPIGKTTFFFVNYEGLRHVQADTMTETVPTEDEVNGDFSMSGVTIYDPATTVPNPNYNPKLPVSQQNPQFTRQPFPDNMIPKSRMNPVAVTMLEQYTPRPNVMMDGMGGMGGMTMMGQPTVIGAGNDANNYLDVRNEVHETDQGTARVDHQFGSKDTGFIRYSLSAEHGFMPQNLPGFGYPHDNLSQQGVGSYSHIFTTSLLNVATVAVSRLSMNHTTESANKNDIVGQLGISGIGYGGPAAWGAPYFSLQGYSPLGDSFAATPMHSWDTIVEGRDTVNWLKGRHSMKFGAVYQKFIWPMWGFFQNRGFYQFTNGFTTDIGANNGTGSAVASFLLGLPAVRQRQEGIPQMQLRQWYGQGYAQDTFRLTQNTTVDYGVRYEYMSALVDIRYTNSNLTIAPDGTPSVFVGGQNGYPKGLMYPNRADFAPRLGISQSIPGMGLVLHGAYGIFYTPVDMNTWCNQRHNVPYVFPETNQSDNFTPSISTFNFAPAVLGVTVVSFTGMEVRPSPQYIQQWSASLEQSLDKSTVLEIGYLGSRGMHLQRAHLINNAQPGPGAIQPRRPHNKISFVPDTVLPPNVPVASTTFGVSTINLLENSAQSWYDAGYVNVRRRAAKGLSLLANYTWSKSLSNAPDFRSPMFEASIPQNNNDLAAEKGPACDVRSRFVLSAIYDVPGWARNGFTRSITSNWRTSAIVQLQTGFPLTISVFGDTANAGTALGENPVRANVTGKPVFGPGTRNAVRWFNPAAFAAPPAYTFGNAGRNTVYGPGMETVDVSVVRSFPLGEVLRLETRGEFFNALNHTNLGTPNRFVNTAGFGSITEVTTPGRQIQLSARLSF; this is translated from the coding sequence ATGGACTTTCTTTGCGAGGCCATCATGATACGGACACGGTTGTTTGCGACCGCGATTCTTTTAGGTCTGACTGCGACGCTTGCCGGGGCGCAGACCAATTATGTTGCGGTACGCGGTACGGTGAGGGATCCGCAGAGCCTGGGAGTTCCCGCAGCGACGGTGAAGCTGACCGACGAGAAGACAGGCCGGGAACGTGAGACGACGGCAGACGCGCAGGGAGCTTACGAACTGGGTGGGCTGCTTCCGGGCGCTTATGTTCTTGAAGCCACCAGCCGCGGCTTTGCTGTAACCACGCGTGAGGTTCTGCTGGAGGTAGGGCAGCAGGCCACGCTGGACGTGATGCTGCAGGTCGGTCCCGCGCAGGAGACCGTATCTGCAGAAGCCAGTGCGGCATTGTTGAAGACGGCGGACGCGAGCGTGGGAGAGGTGGTAGACCAGCGTTCGGTTTCGCAACTCCCTCTGAATGGGCGAATGCTGGTGGACCTGATGCTGACGGTTCCGGGAGCGCATGTCAGCCATGGCGCACAGACCGGCGATATGAATCCTTTGTACTGGCGACCGGGACAGCGGTCGGCGATCAGTGTGGGCGGCAATCGGCCGAACGCGAATTACTTTCTGCTGGATGGCGCGACGAATACCGATCCGACTTTCAATACGCAGAATCTGAGCGCTTCTCCCGATGCCGTTCAGGAGTTCAAGGTTCAGATTGGAAGCTACTCCGCCGATATGGGTGGAGCGGGCGGCGGGCAGGTAAATATCGTCACGCGGTCGGGAGGAAGCAAGCTGCATGGAACCGTGTACGAGTTTCTGCGCAACGGGGCGTTGGACGCGCACTCCTTCAACGATATGGGTGGGACCAAACATCTTGTGCAGAACAATTTTGGAGGTTCTCTGGGAGGCCCTGTGCCGATCGGGAAGACGACCTTCTTCTTTGTGAACTACGAGGGGCTGCGTCACGTGCAGGCTGACACAATGACGGAGACCGTGCCGACCGAAGATGAGGTGAACGGCGACTTCAGCATGAGCGGCGTGACCATCTACGATCCTGCTACGACGGTGCCCAACCCGAACTATAACCCAAAGCTTCCGGTGAGCCAGCAGAACCCTCAGTTCACACGCCAGCCATTTCCTGACAACATGATTCCGAAGTCACGGATGAATCCTGTGGCGGTGACGATGCTGGAGCAGTACACACCAAGGCCGAACGTCATGATGGATGGCATGGGCGGCATGGGTGGGATGACCATGATGGGTCAGCCGACGGTCATTGGGGCTGGGAACGATGCCAATAATTACCTGGATGTGCGGAACGAGGTGCATGAGACCGACCAGGGAACCGCGCGGGTCGACCATCAGTTCGGCTCGAAGGATACCGGCTTTATTCGGTACAGCCTGAGCGCGGAACATGGATTTATGCCGCAGAATCTGCCGGGCTTCGGATATCCGCACGATAATCTTTCGCAGCAGGGCGTGGGTTCCTACAGCCACATCTTTACAACATCGCTGCTGAACGTGGCCACGGTGGCTGTTTCCCGGCTGAGTATGAACCATACGACGGAGAGCGCGAACAAGAACGACATCGTGGGGCAGCTGGGGATCTCCGGGATCGGGTATGGAGGGCCTGCGGCCTGGGGTGCTCCGTACTTCAGCCTCCAGGGCTATTCCCCGCTGGGCGATAGTTTTGCGGCGACGCCGATGCATTCGTGGGACACGATCGTGGAAGGCCGCGATACGGTGAACTGGTTGAAGGGACGGCACAGCATGAAGTTCGGCGCCGTGTACCAGAAGTTCATCTGGCCGATGTGGGGCTTCTTCCAGAACCGTGGCTTCTATCAGTTCACGAATGGATTTACGACTGACATCGGAGCCAACAACGGAACCGGCTCGGCGGTTGCGAGCTTTCTGCTGGGACTGCCAGCGGTTCGGCAACGCCAGGAGGGGATTCCGCAGATGCAGCTGCGCCAGTGGTATGGACAGGGCTACGCGCAGGATACCTTTCGGCTGACGCAGAATACGACTGTCGATTACGGCGTGCGTTATGAGTACATGAGCGCGCTGGTGGATATCCGTTACACCAACAGCAACCTGACCATCGCTCCGGATGGCACGCCGAGCGTCTTTGTGGGTGGTCAGAATGGGTATCCCAAAGGATTGATGTATCCGAACAGGGCGGACTTTGCGCCGAGGCTGGGGATCTCGCAGAGTATCCCTGGTATGGGGCTGGTGCTGCATGGAGCGTATGGAATTTTTTATACGCCGGTGGACATGAATACGTGGTGCAACCAGCGGCATAACGTGCCGTATGTGTTTCCGGAGACGAACCAGAGCGATAACTTTACGCCGTCGATTTCGACGTTCAATTTTGCACCGGCTGTGCTGGGCGTAACCGTGGTGAGTTTTACTGGAATGGAGGTGCGGCCTTCGCCGCAGTACATCCAGCAGTGGAGCGCATCGCTGGAGCAGAGCCTGGACAAGAGCACGGTGCTCGAGATCGGGTACCTGGGATCGCGAGGGATGCATCTGCAGCGCGCGCATCTGATCAACAATGCACAACCCGGGCCCGGTGCAATTCAGCCGCGAAGGCCGCATAACAAGATCAGTTTCGTGCCCGATACCGTGCTGCCGCCGAATGTCCCGGTGGCGAGCACAACCTTTGGCGTGAGCACGATCAATCTGCTCGAGAACTCCGCGCAGAGCTGGTACGACGCCGGTTACGTGAATGTGCGGAGGCGGGCGGCGAAGGGACTGAGCCTGCTGGCGAACTATACGTGGTCGAAGTCGCTGTCGAATGCCCCGGATTTTCGATCGCCGATGTTTGAGGCTTCCATTCCTCAAAATAATAACGACCTTGCAGCGGAGAAGGGACCGGCGTGCGATGTGCGGAGCCGGTTTGTACTGAGCGCAATCTATGACGTTCCAGGATGGGCAAGGAATGGGTTTACCCGTTCGATCACTTCAAACTGGAGAACCTCGGCGATTGTTCAGCTTCAGACGGGCTTCCCGCTGACGATCTCGGTGTTTGGCGATACGGCGAATGCGGGCACTGCGCTGGGTGAGAATCCGGTGCGGGCCAATGTGACCGGTAAGCCGGTGTTTGGGCCGGGGACGCGCAATGCGGTGAGATGGTTCAACCCGGCGGCATTTGCCGCTCCGCCCGCATATACGTTCGGCAATGCCGGCAGGAATACCGTATATGGGCCGGGCATGGAGACGGTCGATGTGAGCGTCGTGCGGAGCTTCCCTCTAGGAGAGGTGCTGCGGCTGGAGACGCGCGGCGAGTTCTTCAACGCGCTCAATCACACGAACCTGGGAACGCCGAATCGCTTTGTGAATACTGCCGGATTCGGATCGATTACAGAAGTGACCACGCCCGGAAGGCAGATCCAGTTAAGCGCGCGGCTCTCGTTCTGA
- the folK gene encoding 2-amino-4-hydroxy-6-hydroxymethyldihydropteridine diphosphokinase, with the protein MGLAAIALGSNLPSQFGDRADNLHEAIRRLRGYGEVEAVSSFHDTEPVGYTDQPRFLNGALLLKTALSPLELMRVLLAIEQEMGRERVIAKGPRVIDLDLLFYGNHVSNTLELTLPHPEMQNRRFVLEPLTEIAADWVHPVLGISVGEMLRRLGQ; encoded by the coding sequence ATGGGATTGGCGGCGATTGCGCTCGGATCGAATCTTCCGTCTCAATTCGGGGACCGTGCAGATAACCTGCATGAAGCGATACGGAGGTTACGCGGCTATGGCGAGGTCGAGGCCGTCTCCTCCTTCCATGACACCGAACCTGTGGGGTATACGGACCAGCCAAGATTCCTGAACGGCGCCCTGCTTTTGAAGACTGCCCTGAGCCCGTTGGAACTGATGCGGGTGTTGCTGGCAATTGAGCAGGAGATGGGCCGCGAGCGGGTGATCGCCAAAGGCCCGAGAGTGATCGACCTGGATCTGCTGTTTTACGGCAATCATGTATCCAACACCTTGGAGTTGACGCTGCCGCACCCGGAGATGCAGAACCGCAGGTTTGTCCTGGAGCCACTGACGGAGATCGCCGCCGACTGGGTACATCCCGTACTGGGAATAAGCGTAGGGGAGATGCTGCGCCGGCTGGGACAGTAG
- the lpxC gene encoding UDP-3-O-acyl-N-acetylglucosamine deacetylase: MASDPRFERTIKSAIEFCGVGLHSGAPVSMRLVPAPAGSGIVFRRTDLDNFEIAATGRNVAKVSYATSLMRGSVLISTTEHLLSALIGYGVDNVIVEINNLEVPILDGSSLPYIYAFEETGLKQQRRKREYMRVLKAVEVRESGKFIGIYPGRGYAIDYTIDFPEPIGYETMRVDLAEGDYAKLIAPARTFGFKEDEAMLRNMGLIRGVSDESAIILSRKGVENGPLRFPDEFVRHKVLDLIGDLALAGRRIEGHVVAERAGHAMHTALVQRLLRDRSSWELVHGELVHGGDPVAEHRVEKAAAPLRPVTV, from the coding sequence GTGGCATCGGACCCTCGTTTTGAGCGAACGATCAAGTCGGCGATTGAGTTCTGTGGAGTAGGTCTGCACAGCGGGGCTCCCGTGTCGATGCGACTGGTTCCCGCTCCTGCCGGTTCCGGCATCGTCTTCCGGCGGACCGACCTGGACAACTTCGAGATTGCAGCGACGGGACGCAACGTGGCCAAGGTGAGTTATGCCACCAGCCTGATGCGTGGCAGCGTGCTGATCTCGACGACCGAGCATCTTCTGTCGGCCCTGATCGGATACGGCGTCGACAACGTGATCGTCGAGATCAATAACCTCGAAGTTCCGATCCTCGACGGAAGCTCTCTGCCGTACATCTACGCGTTTGAAGAGACAGGGCTGAAGCAGCAGCGGCGGAAGCGCGAGTACATGCGGGTTTTGAAGGCAGTTGAGGTGCGGGAGTCCGGCAAGTTCATCGGCATCTACCCGGGCCGGGGATACGCCATCGACTACACCATCGATTTTCCTGAGCCGATCGGCTACGAGACCATGCGGGTGGACCTGGCAGAGGGCGATTACGCGAAGCTGATCGCACCGGCGAGGACCTTCGGCTTTAAAGAAGATGAGGCGATGCTGCGCAACATGGGGCTGATCCGCGGCGTCTCCGATGAGAGCGCCATTATTCTTTCGCGCAAGGGCGTGGAGAACGGCCCGCTGCGCTTTCCGGATGAGTTTGTGCGCCACAAGGTGCTGGACCTGATCGGCGATCTGGCTCTGGCGGGACGGCGCATTGAAGGTCATGTGGTGGCCGAACGCGCCGGACACGCGATGCACACGGCGCTGGTGCAACGGCTGCTGCGCGACCGCTCTTCCTGGGAATTAGTGCATGGGGAACTCGTCCATGGCGGCGATCCTGTCGCGGAGCATCGGGTTGAGAAGGCCGCTGCACCGTTGCGGCCCGTAACCGTCTAG
- a CDS encoding M20 family metallopeptidase has product MNIRDIASTTEGKLPWFLKHLEQLVRVESPSEDPAAVNAAQELTSGWAAALGGKIKRYPQKKFGDVYELRFGHTRRQKPVLILGHLDTVWPHGTLKSMPWLNKDGRLSGPGVLDMKAGVVMALTAISVLNELGLLRPVTLLLVSEEEIGSPISRPITERLAKESSAVFVLEPAQGLAYKTARKGVGHYDLHVTGVGAHSGVDFESGHSAVLELARQIDRIAGFTDLSRGLTVNPGVISGGTRSNVIAAEAHAEIDVRIARAADEKRVDRLFRTLKPFDKACRLTLTGGINRPPMERKAGTIALYKQAKKLAADLGFALDEAATGGGSDGNFTAALGVPTLDGMGAIGAGAHAAHEHILLEHIVSRTALLAAMLATTE; this is encoded by the coding sequence ATGAATATCCGGGACATCGCCAGCACAACCGAAGGGAAACTTCCGTGGTTCCTCAAGCACCTGGAGCAGCTTGTGCGGGTTGAAAGCCCAAGTGAAGATCCTGCTGCAGTTAATGCCGCCCAGGAGCTGACCTCCGGGTGGGCGGCTGCACTGGGCGGGAAGATAAAGCGTTACCCCCAGAAAAAGTTCGGTGACGTCTATGAGCTTCGTTTCGGACACACCCGCCGGCAGAAGCCTGTTCTGATCCTCGGCCATCTGGACACTGTCTGGCCGCATGGCACCCTGAAATCCATGCCCTGGCTTAATAAGGATGGAAGGCTCTCCGGTCCCGGGGTTCTCGACATGAAGGCTGGCGTCGTGATGGCGTTGACCGCGATCTCGGTCCTGAACGAGCTTGGTCTGCTGCGGCCCGTCACTCTTTTGCTGGTCTCCGAGGAGGAGATCGGCTCGCCCATCTCCCGGCCCATCACGGAGCGCCTCGCAAAGGAATCCTCCGCGGTCTTCGTGCTGGAACCGGCCCAGGGGCTGGCATACAAGACCGCCCGCAAGGGAGTTGGCCATTATGACCTGCACGTCACCGGCGTCGGCGCGCACTCCGGCGTGGACTTCGAGAGCGGCCACTCCGCCGTGCTGGAACTGGCCCGCCAGATCGATCGCATCGCCGGCTTCACCGATCTCTCCCGCGGCCTGACGGTGAATCCCGGGGTCATCTCCGGGGGAACGCGGTCGAATGTCATCGCGGCCGAGGCACACGCCGAGATCGACGTCCGCATTGCCCGCGCCGCGGACGAGAAGAGGGTCGACCGCCTCTTCCGCACGCTGAAGCCCTTCGACAAGGCCTGCAGGCTGACGCTCACCGGCGGCATCAACCGTCCGCCGATGGAACGCAAGGCCGGAACCATCGCTCTCTACAAGCAGGCAAAAAAGCTCGCCGCCGATTTAGGTTTTGCGCTCGACGAAGCCGCAACCGGAGGCGGCTCGGACGGCAACTTCACTGCCGCACTGGGCGTCCCCACGCTCGACGGCATGGGCGCCATCGGCGCGGGAGCCCACGCCGCCCACGAGCACATCCTCCTCGAGCACATCGTGTCGCGCACCGCTCTGCTGGCCGCCATGCTCGCCACAACCGAGTAA